A window of Citrus sinensis cultivar Valencia sweet orange chromosome 7, DVS_A1.0, whole genome shotgun sequence contains these coding sequences:
- the LOC102610519 gene encoding la-related protein 1C isoform X2 has translation MATASNITNSNFPSIDNSVATGSGQPGGPWPVFGREPIALVSSSSSQSTSVIELAAAAAAAADEDNGAECGNGNAGSKRPPWNRQPSNGAAEMEPVMGAHSWPALSETTRGSSSSTKSSSDSLKGLVDGSSSSSSVLQPPASQGSVVEGRSNNPSPRDHTQKSGFGSQFHGGNDHPHPRGSFKHRNGNQHPRGDGSHHHNYGGRRDQDRGNQDWNSHRNYSGRDAHMQPQRVVQRFTRHPPPPPPPPPPSSSPFIPPPPVRPFGSPIGFPEFASPVYYVAAAPPEALRGVPFVAPIPPHAVFFPAPDPQLHSRIVTQIDYYFSNENLVKDTFLRQNMDDQGWVPIRLIAGFNKVSLLTDNIQLILDALRSSTVVEVQGDRIRKRNDWMRWIMPPGKFSSLPSPQSQGKSGIDMLSAQVQSISLDQKTLNHSRSSSGDLSNLSPTCSSAGKDQVSI, from the exons ATGGCTACGGCGAGCAATATTACTAATTCCAATTTTCCGTCGATAGATAATAGCGTCGCGACTGGCTCCGGCCAACCCGGTGGCCCATGGCCAGTATTCGGGCGGGAACCGATCGCGTTGGTGTCATCGTCGTCTTCGCAATCGACGTCTGTGATTGAGCTAGCGGCTGCGGCGGCGGCGGCAGCGGACGAAGACAATGGTGCCGAGTGTGGGAATGGCAATGCAGGAAGCAAGAGGCCGCCGTGGAACAGGCAGCCGTCAAATGGAGCTGCGGAAATGGAGCCAGTGATGGGGGCCCACTCGTGGCCAGCTTTGTCAGAGACTACTAGaggttcttcttcttcaacaaaGTCGTCTTCGGATTCGTTGAAAGGTTTAGTTGAtggatcatcatcatcatcatcggtTTTGCAG CCACCAGCATCTCAGGGTTCTGTTGTTGAAGGCCGCTCAAATAATCCTTCTCCTAGAGACCATACACAAAAGAGCGGGTTTGGCTCACAATTCCACGGTGGTAATGACCATCCTCATCCGCGTGGTTCATTCAAACACCGTAATGGTAACCAACATCCTCGTGGAGATGGTTCTCACCATCACAATTATGGTGGTAGGCGTGATCAAGATCGTGGAAATCAAGATTGGAATTCTCATCGGAATTATAGTGGCAGAGATGCCCACATGCAGCCACAACGAGTTGTCCAAAGGTTTACAAGACATCCACCTCCACCGCCACCGCCACCGCCTCCTAGTTCTTCCCCATTTATTCCACCCCCACCTGTGCGGCCTTTTGGCAGCCCCATTGGATTTCCTG AGTTTGCATCCCCTGTGTACTATGTTGCTGCTGCACCTCCAGAGGCGCTGAGAGGGGTGCCTTTTGTTGCACCAATACCGCCTCATGCTGTATTTTTTCCTGCTCCAGACCCTCAATTGCATTCTAGGATTGTGACTCAGATAGATTACTATTTCAG TAATGAAAATTTAGTTAAAGATACATTCTTGCGGCAGAACATGGATGATCAGGGCTGGGTTCCTATTAGACTAATAGCAGGATTCAACAAA GTTTCACTTTTGACTGATAATATCCAGCTTATTTTGGATGCTTTACGAAGTTCAACTGTTGTGGAAGTACAG GGTGATAGGATTAGAAAGCGAAATGATTGGATGAGGTGGATTATGCCACCAGGGAAATTTTCTAGCCTTCCAAGCCCCCAGTCCCAAGGAAAATCTGGTATTGACATGCTGTCGGCACAAGTCCAAAGTATTTCACTGGATCAGAAGACCCTCAACCACAGTAGGTCATCCTCTGGAGATTTGAGCAATCTGTCACCGACATGCAGCAGTGCAGGAAAGGACCAAGTCAGCATTTAG
- the LOC107174311 gene encoding E3 ubiquitin-protein ligase RHA2A, which produces MVLSKLATFLCDSIILRSQLRLRNKASPSYEVIASDVVLNRLTEGASSSSSLLGGSRLANEFEGESCCVCLSRLKQGDEMRVLPCLHRFHRACVDRWFNEWTKTCPLCRFSMGEEMKLHAGLGEVLTDEMVIWFSSFHVAGF; this is translated from the coding sequence ATGGTTCTCAGCAAATTAGCCACCTTTCTCTGCGATTCGATCATCCTAAGAAGCCAACTCAGGCTAAGGAATAAAGCATCACCATCCTATGAAGTAATAGCATCAGATGTTGTACTAAATAGGCTGACAGAAGGtgcttcatcatcttcaagcTTGCTGGGTGGATCACGTTTAGCTAATGAGTTTGAAGGCGAGTCGTGTTGTGTATGTTTGTCGAGACTGAAGCAAGGAGATGAGATGCGTGTTCTACCTTGCCTGCATAGATTTCACAGGGCATGCGTGGATAGATGGTTCAATGAATGGACAAAAACTTGCCCACTCTGCCGCTTTTCAATGGGTGAAGAGATGAAGCTTCACGCAGGCCTAGGGGAGGTGCTTACTGATGAGATGGTGATAtggttttcttcatttcatgTTGCTGGCTTCTAA
- the LOC102610212 gene encoding uncharacterized protein LOC102610212, whose translation MLEWSSQDLNHYKMVRISKALLKEAGTGLSKTLSEILVCPLTKQPLRVCEETNSLISDSIGVSFPIKDGIPSLVPKDGKILGVNDDQIKSDAADAAMNKE comes from the exons ATGCTCGAATGGAGCTCCCAAGACTTGAATCATTataaaatggtgagaataagcAAAGCGCTTTTGAAAGAAGCAGGAACGGGACTCAGTAAGACTCTTTCTGAGATCCTCGTCTGCCCACTTACCAAACAGCCCCttag GGTATGTGAAGAAACTAATTCCTTGATCAGTGATTCCATCGGCGTTTCTTTTCCA ATAAAAGATGGAATCCCCAGCTTGGTGCCAAAGGATGGCAAGATACTTGGTGTCAATGATGACCAGATAAAAAGTGATGCTGCTGATGCTGCAATGAACAAGGAATGA
- the LOC107178806 gene encoding pentatricopeptide repeat-containing protein At3g51320, giving the protein MARNAKRELFRFRRTILSHPNLASTSKPNTSSLSFSSILSSSSSCYSEDRTISFLKSCQNMKQLLQIQAHLITSGLFFNNSFWTINLLKHSADFGSPDYTVLVFKCINNPGTFCVNAVIKAYSNSCVPDQGVVFYLQMIKNGFMPNSYTFVSLFGSCAKTGCVERGGMCHGLALKNGVDFELPVMNSLINMYGCFGAMDCARNMFVQMSPRDLISWNSIVSGHVRSGDMSAAHELFDIMPERNVVSWNIMISGYSKSGNPGCSLKLFREMMKSGFRGNDKTMASVLTACGRSARFNEGRSVHGYTVRTSLKPNIILDTALIDLYSKCQKVEVAQRVFDSMADRNLVCWNAMILGHCIHGKPEEGIKLFTALVNGTVAGGSISPDEITFIGVICACVRAELLTEGRIYFRKMIDFYKIKPNFAHYWCMANLYAGAELTEEAEEILRKMPEDNDNMSFESIMWVSLLSLCRFQGAVAMVERLAKSFVDMDPQDFSRYQFLLNVYAVAGQWEDVARVRELMKKRRMGRMPGCRLVDLKEVVEKLKVLDIFGEVE; this is encoded by the coding sequence ATGGCAAGAAACGCAAAACGAGAACTCTTTAGATTTAGACGCACAATTTTGTCTCACCCGAATCTAGCATCCACCTCAAAACCGAACACGAGCAgcctctctttctcttcaatCTTATCCTCGTCATCTAGTTGCTACAGTGAGGATAGAACtatctcttttttaaaatcatgtCAGAACATGAAACAGCTACTTCAGATCCAAGCCCATTTGATCACTTCTGGTCTTTTCTTCAACAACTCATTTTGGACCATAAATCTTTTAAAGCATTCTGCGGATTTTGGGAGTCCGGATTACACTGTTTTGGTTTTTAAATGCATTAATAATCCAGGGACGTTTTGTGTCAATGCTGTTATTAAAGCTTATTCAAATAGTTGCGTCCCGGATCAAGGTGTGGTCTTTTATCTTCAGATGATTAAAAATGGATTTATGCCGAACAGTTATACTTTTGTGTCGCTTTTTGGATCTTGTGCGAAGACGGGTTGTGTTGAGAGAGGCGGGATGTGTCATGGATTGGCTTTGAAAAACGGGGTCGATTTTGAATTGCCAGTGATGAACTCTTTGATTAACATGTATGGTTGTTTCGGGGCAATGGACTGTGCTAGGAATATGTTTGTTCAAATGTCGCCCAGGGATTTGATTTCTTGGAATTCTATTGTCAGTGGGCATGTGAGGTCTGGTGACATGTCGGCTGCTCATGAGCTGTTTGATATAATGCCTGAGAGGAATGTGGTTTCTTGGAATATCATGATTAGTGGTTATTCAAAGAGTGGGAATCCCGGTTGTTCGTTGAAATTGTTTAGGGAAATGATGAAGAGTGGATTTAGAGGGAATGATAAAACAATGGCAAGTGTGCTCACTGCATGTGGCAGGTCCGCGAGATTTAATGAGGGAAGATCAGTTCATGGGTATACTGTAAGGACTTCATTGAAACCAAACATCATCCTTGACACGGCCTTGATAGATTTGTATAGTAAGTGCCAGAAAGTAGAGGTAGCGCAAAGAGTTTTTGATAGCATGGCTGATAGGAATTTAGTTTGCTGGAATGCAATGATTTTGGGGCACTGCATTCATGGAAAACCAGAGGAAggaattaaattgtttacagcTTTAGTGAACGGGACTGTAGCAGGAGGCAGCATTTCTCCTGATGAAATAACTTTCATTGGCGTTATTTGTGCTTGTGTTCGAGCAGAATTGTTGACAGAGGGAAGAATCTATTTCAGAAAgatgattgatttttataaaataaagccAAATTTCGCTCATTATTGGTGCATGGCCAACCTTTATGCTGGAGCAGAGCTTACAGAAGAGGCAGAGGAAATTTTAAGGAAGATGCCTGAAGACAATGACAATATGTCATTCGAATCCATAATGTGGGTTAGCTTACTCAGTCTATGTCGTTTTCAAGGAGCTGTAGCTATGGTAGAGAGACTTGCAAAGTCTTTTGTCGACATGGATCCTCAGGATTTTTCAAGATATCAGTTTCTATTGAATGTATATGCCGTGGCAGGCCAATGGGAGGATGTAGCTAGGGTAAGAGAGCTGATGAAGAAGCGACGGATGGGGAGAATGCCTGGATGTCGTCTTGTAGACTTGAAAGAAGTagttgaaaagttaaaagtgtTGGACATTTTTGGAGAGGTGGAATGA
- the LOC102610519 gene encoding la-related protein 1C isoform X1: MATASNITNSNFPSIDNSVATGSGQPGGPWPVFGREPIALVSSSSSQSTSVIELAAAAAAAADEDNGAECGNGNAGSKRPPWNRQPSNGAAEMEPVMGAHSWPALSETTRGSSSSTKSSSDSLKGLVDGSSSSSSVLQGTAATNSSSHKQVSNNANPNSTTNHAAPNRQRSMKRNNSHSSSNGGLPQPPASQGSVVEGRSNNPSPRDHTQKSGFGSQFHGGNDHPHPRGSFKHRNGNQHPRGDGSHHHNYGGRRDQDRGNQDWNSHRNYSGRDAHMQPQRVVQRFTRHPPPPPPPPPPSSSPFIPPPPVRPFGSPIGFPEFASPVYYVAAAPPEALRGVPFVAPIPPHAVFFPAPDPQLHSRIVTQIDYYFSNENLVKDTFLRQNMDDQGWVPIRLIAGFNKVSLLTDNIQLILDALRSSTVVEVQGDRIRKRNDWMRWIMPPGKFSSLPSPQSQGKSGIDMLSAQVQSISLDQKTLNHSRSSSGDLSNLSPTCSSAGKDQVSI; encoded by the exons ATGGCTACGGCGAGCAATATTACTAATTCCAATTTTCCGTCGATAGATAATAGCGTCGCGACTGGCTCCGGCCAACCCGGTGGCCCATGGCCAGTATTCGGGCGGGAACCGATCGCGTTGGTGTCATCGTCGTCTTCGCAATCGACGTCTGTGATTGAGCTAGCGGCTGCGGCGGCGGCGGCAGCGGACGAAGACAATGGTGCCGAGTGTGGGAATGGCAATGCAGGAAGCAAGAGGCCGCCGTGGAACAGGCAGCCGTCAAATGGAGCTGCGGAAATGGAGCCAGTGATGGGGGCCCACTCGTGGCCAGCTTTGTCAGAGACTACTAGaggttcttcttcttcaacaaaGTCGTCTTCGGATTCGTTGAAAGGTTTAGTTGAtggatcatcatcatcatcatcggtTTTGCAG GGGACCGCGGCCACTAATTCATCATCACATAAACAAGTTAGTAACAATGCAAACCCGAATTCAACTACTAACCATGCAGCACCAAATCGTCAGAGATCTATGAAACGCAATAATTCACACTCATCTTCTAATGGTGGCCTCCCTCAGCCACCAGCATCTCAGGGTTCTGTTGTTGAAGGCCGCTCAAATAATCCTTCTCCTAGAGACCATACACAAAAGAGCGGGTTTGGCTCACAATTCCACGGTGGTAATGACCATCCTCATCCGCGTGGTTCATTCAAACACCGTAATGGTAACCAACATCCTCGTGGAGATGGTTCTCACCATCACAATTATGGTGGTAGGCGTGATCAAGATCGTGGAAATCAAGATTGGAATTCTCATCGGAATTATAGTGGCAGAGATGCCCACATGCAGCCACAACGAGTTGTCCAAAGGTTTACAAGACATCCACCTCCACCGCCACCGCCACCGCCTCCTAGTTCTTCCCCATTTATTCCACCCCCACCTGTGCGGCCTTTTGGCAGCCCCATTGGATTTCCTG AGTTTGCATCCCCTGTGTACTATGTTGCTGCTGCACCTCCAGAGGCGCTGAGAGGGGTGCCTTTTGTTGCACCAATACCGCCTCATGCTGTATTTTTTCCTGCTCCAGACCCTCAATTGCATTCTAGGATTGTGACTCAGATAGATTACTATTTCAG TAATGAAAATTTAGTTAAAGATACATTCTTGCGGCAGAACATGGATGATCAGGGCTGGGTTCCTATTAGACTAATAGCAGGATTCAACAAA GTTTCACTTTTGACTGATAATATCCAGCTTATTTTGGATGCTTTACGAAGTTCAACTGTTGTGGAAGTACAG GGTGATAGGATTAGAAAGCGAAATGATTGGATGAGGTGGATTATGCCACCAGGGAAATTTTCTAGCCTTCCAAGCCCCCAGTCCCAAGGAAAATCTGGTATTGACATGCTGTCGGCACAAGTCCAAAGTATTTCACTGGATCAGAAGACCCTCAACCACAGTAGGTCATCCTCTGGAGATTTGAGCAATCTGTCACCGACATGCAGCAGTGCAGGAAAGGACCAAGTCAGCATTTAG